One region of Camelina sativa cultivar DH55 chromosome 6, Cs, whole genome shotgun sequence genomic DNA includes:
- the LOC104790511 gene encoding uncharacterized protein LOC104790511, whose translation MTHTYFNGGSAFIFLLLLTITTSSSSLPIPGLDTFLTNQFRLDPKATNDSFGSLSSSLKRSLSSSSSLHFSSLSQSLLSLSISIPLNVRFIGDSFPSSAASTFSEFISAAVTDDNFHVISPSPDSSTNHKLAVSHSLHLDASLSSQSLSSRLDSTLKSLISSTTSSLRSNLLSIPYNQIDEIIKQEYEKEKHGDGGVYIYLISLGSQAKPYAYSYSHGDSSAGFTKCLGSVWTGKERYLWIDLSAGPVDYGPALSGDGVLPRGEFHPLAALHGRPKSEKALLADLASLVYNAYQVLIVPSLRVPVHFDDTLVVQFIHVYGSEVKDPVGLDWEFVKRTFMDEAESGGLLLGEQKLSFKSYSVNYRECPICSFAVSRGMNSYTSRFLFDNYTLIVSEYLDSKHMHRALTDSAEELRRVAGIVEEEGDGFARVLPVYVFDLDINTPLLLDRYHQSVAFRDMVIAVRTRGTQTVSDYTCNGRHVFVHTRDLERPLVGSILQSMWGVSSTHLIWSPRHNTTLVDYTWSIGQTPFGPFSDISSLSFVQKDAAKRNVLLTSLNTTITSAIDVIDSAVAYGGDVNLRKQNRHSEFMQRWNLMKYKFDKTVSALSHNDFEMALFYLRSASHDLYSVHSVVYLTSQKVEASLNCFKDPPFPWGTVSVSGFGLMALGYVYSKRDRLLRSKRKQF comes from the coding sequence ATGACGCACACCTACTTCAATGGCGGATCCgccttcatcttcctcctcctacTCACCATCACAActtcatcctcttctcttcCAATCCCAGGACTAGACACCTTCTTAACAAACCAATTCCGTCTCGACCCAAAAGCTACGAACGACTCGTTCGGATCTCTCTCGTCCTCTCTCAAACGCTccctctcttcatcttcatcactccACTTCTCCTCTTTATCCCAATCACTCCTCTCTCTATCAATCTCAATCCCACTCAACGTCCGTTTCATCGGAGACTCATTCCCTTCCTCCGCCGCTTCAACTTTCTCCGAATTCATCTCCGCCGCCGTCACTGACGACAACTTCCATGTGATCTCTCCATCTCCAGATTCATCAACCAATCACAAACTCGCCGTATCTCACTCCCTCCACCTCGACGCGTCACTCTCTTCTCAATCCCTCTCGTCACGGCTCGATTCAACATTGAAATCCCTAATTTCAAGCACGACCTCGTCTCTCCGATCTAATCTCCTCTCGATCCCGTACAACCAAATCGACGAGATCATAAAGCAAGAGTATGAGAAAGAGAAGCATGGAGATGGAGGGGTTTACATCTACTTGATCTCGTTAGGCTCTCAGGCTAAACCCTATGCTTATAGCTACTCTCATGGCGATTCATCAGCTGGGTTTACGAAATGTTTGGGTAGTGTTTGGACTGGTAAAGAACGTTATCTATGGATTGATCTCTCAGCTGGACCTGTTGATTATGGTCCTGCGTTGTCTGGTGATGGTGTTTTGCCAAGAGGTGAGTTTCATCCTTTAGCAGCTCTTCATGGTCGTCCTAAATCAGAAAAGGCTTTACTTGCGGATTTGGCTTCATTGGTGTATAATGCTTATCAGGTTTTGATTGTTCCTTCTTTGAGAGTCCCTGTGCACTTTGATGATACGTTGGTAGTTCAGTTCATTCATGTTTATGGTTCAGAGGTTAAGGATCCGGTTGGGTTAGATTGGGAGTTTGTTAAGAGAACGTTTATGGATGAAGCTGAGAGTGGTGGGTTGTTGTTAGGAGAACAGAAGCTGAGTTTTAAGAGTTACAGTGTGAATTATAGAGAATGTCCTATTTGTTCGTTTGCGGTATCTCGTGGGATGAATTCGTATACTTCTAGGTTTCTGTTTGATAACTATACTTTGATTGTGAGTGAGTATTTGGACTCCAAGCATATGCATCGGGCGTTGACTGATTCAGCTGAGGAGTTGAGGAGAGTTGCGGggattgttgaagaagaaggagatgggTTTGCTAGGGTTTTGCCTGTTTATGTGTTTGATTTAGATATCAATACGCCTTTGTTGCTTGATCGGTATCATCAGTCTGTTGCTTTTAGAGATATGGTTATTGCTGTTAGAACTAGAGGAACTCAAACTGTGAGTGATTATACCTGCAATGGGCGTCATGTGTTTGTTCATACAAGAGACTTAGAACGACCTCTGGTCGGTTCCATACTTCAGAGCATGTGGGGTGTTTCTTCTACTCATTTGATATGGAGCCCGAGACATAACACAACTCTAGTTGATTACACATGGAGCATTGGGCAAACACCGTTTGGACCTTTCTCTGATATCTCGTCTCTATCGTTTGTTCAGAAAGACGCTGCTAAGAGAAACGTTCTCTTGACATCGTTGAACACAACTATCACAAGTGCAATCGATGTTATCGATTCCGCCGTCGCTTATGGAGGAGATGTGAACCTTCGGAAACAGAATCGCCACTCTGAGTTCATGCAAAGGTGGAATCTTATGAAGTACAAGTTTGACAAAACGGTTTCTGCTCTATCGCACAATGATTTCGAGATGGCTTTGTTCTACCTGAGATCAGCTTCACACGACTTGTACTCAGTGCATTCAGTGGTGTACCTCACGTCACAAAAGGTGGAAGCGAGTCTCAACTGTTTCAAAGATCCTCCGTTCCCATGGGGAACTGTTTCAGTGTCGGGATTCGGGTTAATGGCTTTGGGTTACGTGTACTCAAAAAGAGATAGACTCTTGAGGAGCAAAAGAAAACAGTTCTGA